Proteins co-encoded in one Arachis hypogaea cultivar Tifrunner chromosome 11, arahy.Tifrunner.gnm2.J5K5, whole genome shotgun sequence genomic window:
- the LOC112720368 gene encoding vesicle-fusing ATPase yields the protein MTNRKDMLDEALLRPGRLEVQVEISLPDENGRLQILQIHTNKMKENSFLAPDVNLQELAARTKNYSGAELKGVVKSAVSYALSRQLSLEDLTKQVEEENIKVTEFWNSNFKNTYLKTLKLFGGATKEG from the exons ATGACCAACAGAAAGGATATGCTTGATGAGGCTCTCTTAAG ACCAGGGCGGTTGGAAGTCCAGGTTGAGATAAGCCTTCCTGATGAAAATGGTCGATTGCAAATTCTTCAAATTCATACTAACAAGATGAAAGAAAATTCTTTTCTTGCTCCTGATGTGAATCTTCAAGAGCTTG CTGCTAGAACAAAAAACTACAGTGGTGCAGAACTTAAAGGTGTTGTGAAAAGTGCCGTCTCATATGCTTTAAGTCGACAACTGAGTCTAGAGGATCTCACGAAGCAAGTTGAGGAAGAGAATATTAAGGTTACCGAATTCTGGAACAGCAACTTCAAAAACACATATCTCAAGACTCTGAAACTCTTTGGAGGTGCAACCAAAGAGGGGTGA
- the LOC112720369 gene encoding putative pentatricopeptide repeat-containing protein At5g43820 has product MAFRFLPLLVQCAKLRHPFPSKLSSISTSLHHLSDSFFSEELFPDRQKTISNLDEHLVLEQISELLPIAKCASQNTILKDHESKSAREPVDGFLSPEEKLRGVFLQKLNGKAAIEQALSNVGVDVNIDVLGRVVNSGNLGGEAMVAFFNWAIKQPMLPKDIGSYRVIVKALGRRKFFKFMMEVLDDMKVNGLEADLLLLFIVIDSFVRAGHVSKAIQVFSNLDDLGLRRNADALNVLLSCLCQRSHMSAASSVFNSMKGKVSFDVTTYNVVAGGWSKLGSVNEIERIMKEMEVDGFHPDCRTFSLFIEGLGRAGRIDEAVEVFNKMQEKNCPADTETYNAMIFNFVSVRDFDESMKYYKALLSNNCEPNLDTYTRIIIGFLRARKVADALQMFDEMLRQGVVPSTGMVTSFIKHLCNYGPPYAAIIIYKKVRKLGCMISMNAYKILLMRLMKFAKCGMLLNIWQEMQECGYNSDIEVYECIITGLCNIGQLENAVLVMEESLQKGFCPSRLVYSKLSNRLLASNKTEIAYKLFLKIKHARSLKSARSFWRSNGWHF; this is encoded by the coding sequence ATGGCATTTCGATTTCTACCGCTTCTAGTGCAGTGTGCCAAATTGAGACACCCTTTTCCCTCCAAGCTCAGTTCCATTTCCACATCCCTCCACCATCTTTCAGATTCTTTCTTCTCAGAAGAACTGTTCCCTGATCGACAAAAAACCATTTCCAATCTCGACGAACACCTCGTTCTTGAGCAAATATCGGAGCTCTTACCCATAGCCAAATGTGCATCACAGAACACTATCTTGAAAGACCATGAATCCAAATCGGCAAGGGAACCTGTCGATGGGTTTTTGTCACCAGAGGAGAAATTGCGTGGTGTTTTTCTTCAGAAGCTGAATGGTAAGGCTGCAATTGAACAAGCTTTATCCAATGTTGGTGTTGATGTGAATATTGATGTTCTCGGTAGGGTAGTGAACTCTGGGAACTTGGGTGGTGAAGCCATGGTTGCATTTTTTAACTGGGCAATTAAACAGCCAATGTTACCTAAGGACATTGGCAGTTACCGTGTGATTGTTAAGGCACTAGGAAGAAGGAAGTTTTTCAAGTTCATGATGGAGGTATTAGATGACATGAAGGTTAATGGCTTAGAAGCTGATTTGTTACTGTTATTTATTGTTATTGATAGTTTTGTCAGGGCTGGTCATGTGTCTAAAGCAATTCAAGTGTTTAGCAACTTGGATGATCTCGGGTTGAGACGCAATGCAGATGCCTTGAATGTACTCTTGTCATGCCTTTGCCAACGGTCTCATATGAGTGCTGCAAGTTCTGTGTTTAATTCAATGAAAGGGAAAGTATCTTTTGATGTTACTACGTACAATGTTGTTGCTGGTGGTTGGTCTAAGTTGGGTAGTGTGAATGAGATTGAGAGGATTATGAAGGAAATGGAAGTAGATGGATTTCATCCTGATTGTAGGACTTTCAGTTTATTTATTGAGGGTTTAGGCAGAGCTGGCCGCATTGATGAGGCTGTTGAGGTTTTCAATAAAATGCAGGAGAAAAATTGTCCAGCTGATACTGAGACTTATAATGcaatgatttttaattttgtgtcggttagagattttgatgagtctatgAAGTATTATAAAGCATTGTTGAGTAATAATTGTGAACCTAATCTTGATACGTACACAAGAATTATTATTGGCTTTTTGAGAGCTCGGAAGGTTGCTGATGCACTCCAGATGTTTGACGAAATGCTAAGGCAAGGAGTTGTACCTTCTACTGGGATGGTAACCTCCTTCATCAAGCATTTATGCAACTATGGTCCACCATATGCTGCAATAATTATTTACAAGAAAGTGAGAAAATTAGGATGTATGATATCAATGAATGCTTATAAgatattgcttatgcgtctaatgAAGTTTGCGAAATGTGGAATGTTACTAAATATCTGGCAGGAGATGCAAGAATGTGGGTATAATTCAGATATTGAAGTTTATGAGTGCATCATCACTGGACTTTGCAACATAGGACAGCTTGAAAATGCGGTTCTTGTCATGGAGGAGTCTTTGCAGAAAGGGTTCTGTCCAAGTAGGCTTGTATATAGTAAATTAAGTAACAGGTTGCTTGCTTCAAATAAAACAGAGATCGCATACAAGTTGTTTCTGAAGATAAAGCATGCTCGTTCCCTTAAAAGTGCAAGGAGCTTTTGGCGTTCTAATGGTTGGCACTTCTGA